From one Fusobacterium mortiferum ATCC 9817 genomic stretch:
- a CDS encoding NAD(P)/FAD-dependent oxidoreductase, which yields MEKIYDVIIVGGGPAGLTAGLYTGRAKLSTLVIEKAGMGSLYMAHKIDNYPGFPEGLTGTELNNLMKEQAKKFGAEFVEGTLLGFDPYEEVKIVKTDAGNFKGKNIIVATGTGKSFVKKIKGEKELLGKGVSYCATCDGAFTKFMTVSLIGQGEELAEEALFLTKFSKHIRVMVTEDEFKCSKESYEALTSSEKVEIITGVKLLEIRGKEYVEELLVEEKGEEKTYKSDFAFLYLGTKNNTEMYGEFAKLDKEGYIITGADMKMNVEGMYAAGDIRSGVVRQVTVAAAEGTVAALEVIKRVLKK from the coding sequence ATGGAAAAGATATATGATGTAATAATAGTAGGAGGAGGACCAGCAGGACTTACAGCTGGATTATATACAGGAAGAGCAAAATTATCTACATTGGTAATAGAAAAAGCTGGAATGGGAAGTTTATATATGGCTCATAAGATAGATAACTATCCAGGATTTCCAGAGGGATTAACAGGAACAGAGTTAAATAATCTTATGAAAGAACAAGCTAAAAAATTTGGAGCTGAGTTTGTAGAGGGAACACTTTTAGGATTTGATCCATATGAAGAGGTAAAAATAGTAAAAACTGATGCTGGAAATTTTAAAGGAAAAAATATAATTGTTGCTACTGGAACAGGAAAAAGTTTTGTTAAAAAGATTAAAGGAGAGAAAGAGTTACTAGGTAAAGGTGTTTCTTACTGTGCTACTTGTGATGGAGCATTTACAAAGTTTATGACTGTATCTCTTATAGGACAGGGAGAGGAGTTAGCAGAGGAAGCTCTATTTTTAACAAAGTTTTCTAAACATATAAGAGTTATGGTAACAGAAGATGAGTTTAAATGTAGTAAAGAGAGTTATGAAGCTCTTACTTCTTCTGAAAAAGTGGAGATAATCACAGGAGTAAAACTTCTTGAGATAAGAGGAAAAGAGTATGTAGAGGAGTTATTAGTAGAAGAAAAGGGAGAGGAAAAGACTTATAAATCTGACTTTGCTTTCCTATATCTTGGAACAAAAAATAATACAGAGATGTATGGAGAGTTTGCAAAATTAGATAAAGAGGGATATATAATAACTGGAGCAGATATGAAAATGAATGTAGAGGGAATGTATGCTGCAGGGGATATTAGAAGTGGAGTTGTAAGACAGGTTACAGTGGCAGCTGCAGAGGGAACAGTAGCTGCTCTTGAGGTAATAAAGAGAGTTTTAAAGAAATAA
- a CDS encoding PhoH family protein produces the protein MRKIFVLDTNILIHDPKCIYNFRGNDVILPIYVVEEIDKLKRNQNTAIQARMASRVLDEIRNKGSLAKGVELPQDIFFKVEIKNDRSLLPANLSKDVMDNNIISVTLGIKKENPDRRVIIVTKDINMRIKADSLGLEVEDYNTDRVEYNELYDGFFEVDVDKKLYDKFDKDGKIDFTDLKREDILPTPNCFFKLKYKDNILCGRYIEGKIKKFILGDGQAWGLRARNDEQRFAMELLMDDSVKVVTLVGGAGTGKTLLAIAAGLELVVEKKRYKKILIARPIIPMGKDLGYLPGSEKEKLKPWMQPIFDNIDFLSEAKEDRAGEKVVEGLESMGMMKIEPLTYIRGRSIPKGLIIIDEAQNLTPLEIKTIVTRAGQDTKIIFTGDPQQIDNPYLDANTNGLTYMADKLKFEKIVGHITLKKGERSEIAEIAARLL, from the coding sequence ATGAGAAAGATTTTTGTGTTAGATACTAATATTCTTATCCACGACCCTAAGTGTATCTATAATTTTAGAGGAAATGATGTTATTCTCCCTATATATGTAGTAGAGGAAATTGACAAATTAAAAAGAAATCAAAATACTGCTATACAGGCAAGAATGGCTTCAAGAGTCTTAGATGAGATAAGAAATAAAGGAAGTTTAGCTAAAGGTGTAGAACTTCCACAAGATATTTTTTTCAAAGTAGAGATAAAAAATGATAGAAGTCTATTACCAGCTAATCTAAGTAAAGATGTAATGGATAACAATATTATCTCTGTAACATTGGGAATAAAAAAAGAGAATCCAGACAGAAGAGTAATAATAGTAACTAAAGATATAAATATGAGGATAAAAGCAGATTCATTAGGGCTTGAAGTAGAGGACTACAACACTGATAGAGTAGAGTATAACGAGTTATATGATGGATTTTTTGAAGTAGATGTAGATAAAAAGCTCTATGATAAATTTGATAAAGATGGTAAGATAGATTTTACTGATTTAAAAAGAGAGGATATTTTACCAACACCAAACTGTTTTTTCAAATTAAAGTATAAAGATAATATTTTATGTGGTAGATATATAGAGGGAAAAATCAAAAAATTTATTCTAGGAGATGGACAAGCTTGGGGGCTTAGAGCTAGAAATGATGAGCAGAGATTTGCTATGGAACTGCTTATGGACGACAGTGTAAAAGTAGTTACATTGGTAGGAGGAGCAGGAACTGGTAAGACACTTCTAGCTATTGCTGCTGGACTAGAGCTTGTAGTAGAGAAAAAAAGATATAAAAAGATTTTAATAGCTAGACCTATTATACCTATGGGAAAAGACTTGGGATACCTTCCAGGAAGTGAAAAAGAGAAGTTAAAACCGTGGATGCAACCGATTTTTGACAATATAGATTTCTTGAGTGAAGCTAAAGAGGATAGGGCTGGAGAAAAGGTAGTAGAGGGATTAGAGTCTATGGGTATGATGAAGATAGAGCCACTTACATATATAAGAGGTAGAAGTATACCTAAGGGATTAATTATCATAGATGAGGCTCAAAACTTGACACCATTGGAGATAAAAACAATAGTAACTAGAGCTGGGCAAGATACTAAGATAATATTTACAGGAGACCCTCAACAGATAGATAACCCATACCTAGATGCTAATACTAACGGACTTACTTATATGGCTGACAAATTAAAATTTGAAAAGATAGTAGGGCACATCACTTTGAAAAAAGGAGAGAGGTCTGAAATAGCAGAGATAGCTGCAAGATTATTATAG
- a CDS encoding Maf family protein, producing MILASKSPRRKEILENIGFNLVIKSEDIEEVSDKVEVVEKIKDIAYKKVEAVAKKYPNEYVVGADTIVEVDGDIIGKPKDEEEAKKILQRLSNRSHNVITAFSFINKSKDICIKDVAITKVYFKELSSEMIEWYIASKEPMDKAGAYGIQDKGSIFVEKIEGDFFTVMGFPIERFMERLNELGIKLKDIERI from the coding sequence ATGATATTGGCATCTAAATCTCCAAGGAGAAAAGAGATACTAGAAAATATAGGTTTTAATTTAGTGATAAAAAGTGAAGATATAGAAGAAGTAAGTGATAAGGTAGAGGTTGTAGAAAAGATAAAAGATATTGCTTATAAAAAAGTGGAAGCTGTAGCAAAAAAATATCCAAATGAGTATGTAGTAGGAGCAGATACTATAGTAGAGGTAGATGGAGATATAATAGGAAAACCTAAAGATGAAGAGGAAGCTAAAAAAATATTACAAAGGTTGTCAAATAGAAGTCATAATGTAATAACAGCATTTTCTTTTATAAATAAATCTAAAGATATCTGTATAAAAGATGTGGCTATTACAAAGGTTTACTTTAAAGAGCTATCTTCAGAGATGATAGAATGGTATATAGCTAGTAAAGAGCCTATGGATAAAGCTGGAGCTTATGGGATACAGGATAAAGGTTCAATATTTGTAGAAAAGATAGAGGGGGATTTCTTTACTGTAATGGGATTTCCAATAGAAAGATTTATGGAAAGATTAAATGAATTAGGAATAAAACTAAAAGATATTGAAAGAATATAG
- a CDS encoding MBL fold metallo-hydrolase: protein MKIQTFYLGSLMTNCYLVWNDKNEAYLFDCGGENIGRVETFIKTHGLTLKYMVLTHGHGDHIAGLNRVKELYPEVTVYIGKEEESFLTEQELNLMKYINGIGFTYDGDYVTVKEGDMVGEFKVLDTPGHTIGSKCFYNPESKILISGDTMFKRSFGRYDLPTSDGTMLFNSLRKLCTELPEDTKVYSGHSEVTTIGEEKAFLTMQGMI from the coding sequence ATGAAGATACAAACTTTTTATTTAGGAAGTTTAATGACAAATTGTTATTTAGTATGGAATGATAAAAATGAAGCATATCTTTTTGATTGTGGTGGAGAAAATATAGGAAGAGTAGAAACTTTTATAAAAACTCATGGACTTACTTTAAAATATATGGTATTAACTCATGGACATGGAGATCATATAGCAGGTCTTAATAGAGTAAAGGAGTTATATCCAGAAGTAACTGTATACATAGGAAAAGAGGAAGAAAGTTTTTTAACTGAGCAAGAATTAAATCTTATGAAGTACATCAATGGAATAGGATTTACTTATGATGGAGATTATGTAACAGTAAAAGAGGGAGATATGGTAGGGGAGTTTAAAGTTTTAGATACTCCAGGTCATACAATAGGATCTAAGTGCTTCTACAATCCAGAAAGTAAGATATTGATATCTGGAGATACAATGTTTAAAAGAAGTTTTGGAAGATATGACTTACCTACAAGTGATGGAACAATGTTATTTAATAGTTTGAGAAAACTTTGTACAGAGCTACCAGAGGATACAAAGGTATATAGTGGACATAGTGAAGTTACAACTATTGGAGAAGAAAAGGCATTTTTAACTATGCAAGGAATGATATAA